Proteins encoded within one genomic window of Camarhynchus parvulus chromosome 14, STF_HiC, whole genome shotgun sequence:
- the TMEM11 gene encoding transmembrane protein 11, mitochondrial, whose amino-acid sequence MAAWGRRRAGPGSTNSGGGRDRVTLSSTDCYIVHEIYNGENAQDQFEYELEQALEAQYKYIVIEPTRIGDETARWITVGNCLHKTAVLAGTTCLFTPLALPVDYSHYISLPAGVLSVACCTLYGISWQFDPCCKYQVEYDAYKLSRLPLHTLTSSTPVVLVRKDDLHRKRLHNTIALAALVYCVKKIYELYAV is encoded by the exons ATGGCGGCGTGGGGAAGGAGGCGCGCGGGCCCCGGCAGCACCAacagcggcggcggccgggacag GGTGACCTTGTCCTCCACGGACTGTTACATTGTGCACGAGATCTACAACGGGGAGAACGCTCAGGACCAGTTTGAGTACGAGCTGGAGCAGGCGCTGGAGGCGCAGTACAAGTACATCGTGATCGAGCCCACGCGCATCGGGGACGAGACGGCGCGCTGGATCACCGTGGGGAACTGCCTGCACAAAACAGCCGTGCTGGCAGGCACCACCTGCCTCTTCAcccccctggcactgcccgTAGATTATTCTCACTacatctccctgcctgctggagTGCTGAGCGTGGCTTGCTGCACCCTGTACGGGATCTCGTGGCAGTTTGATCCCTGCTGCAAGTACCAGGTGGAGTACGATGCCTATAAACTTTCGCGCCTGCCCCTGCATACGCTCACCTCGTCCACTCCCGTGGTGCTGGTGAGGAAGGACGACCTGCACAGAAAGAGACTGCACAACACGATAGCACTCGCTGCCCTGGTGTACTGTGTAAAGAAGATCTATGAACTCTATGCTGTATGA
- the NATD1 gene encoding protein NATD1 gives MAHSAPLGLLEQGCPIQVEHDRKRRQFTVRLNGCHDKAVLLYEYVGKRIVDLQHTEVPDAYRGRGIAKHLAKAALDFVVEEDLKAHLTCWYIQKYVKENPLPQYLEHLQP, from the exons ATGGCGCACTCGGCGCCGCTCGgcctcctggagcagggctgccccatccaGGTGGAGCACGATCGCAAGCGGCGGCAGTTCACCGTGCGGCTCAACG GTTGCCACGACAAGGCCGTGCTGCTCTACGAGTACGTGGGGAAGCGGATCGTGgacctgcagcacacagaggtgCCGGACGCCTATCGAGGGAGAGGAATTGCCAAGCACCTGGCAAAG gcagccctggacTTTGTGGTGGAGGAGGACCTGAAGGCGCACCTGACGTGCTGGTACATTCAGAAATACGTCAAGGAGAACCCTCTGCCACAGTACCTGGAACATTTGCAGCCTTAA